From one Dermatophagoides farinae isolate YC_2012a chromosome 5, ASM2471394v1, whole genome shotgun sequence genomic stretch:
- the LOC124500072 gene encoding uncharacterized protein LOC124500072: MAYSSNVSTSGPNADIVPRHPCLSCRSSSSSSSAMTIINDDDNNQEKNYYQTVCTAVQSLINESSSSSSSSNLPDDLSQATTEQLINELIRLSLKKAQYCLTCPCNKFHDDLLSMMSIEANAQLKKRFLPQFQNSFINNNNNNNNNNMIDMANIRHDLLYQPLIGDYVPMIDEQKQKSSSSSSSSSKNDIAKHLEHTSGTNTAGDEGCSRINHHPHCFKCPLNLNGKNQHEWIQQVSRMNSSGYPTNVPIIDCTPSTFQTLQNYFPYMLYPLLHSLDEADIRIHAVYNELGPTTSEHQRLHRYVDLNIFLPNGFFIQFSTENDRTLAEIKRDLWYEFEPMIAKIRGHIEKSNQRNSRSRRSLIWLTGINRFSTESLKRAGRKFSFSRTKKYPSIDSNQSSTSSLTSTSTIKRTTSLHESIKTNFIDQDKITSSHNNNNNKDKDKDDLNEKTTTSNNNNNNQSQIKLKQFSCILPDIKDETSEQNDNNNQQKQQQLQQQQQQSKRINLLLSNDNYDDGSTINQSLLVDDGKIRLKFLSFVNADQCDYSFQSLTNPWEEIYDDNSHLYELNEQVPYYLRLVELTSDKNEKILNSRIRQVIKCSVNKLEVYRTDEFCDFRYGMYQCMVDAVRQREKFSIEKRINYEFESELDEIDTLNLSVQTMVKKFRLDEMIDLTNNNPDAMDSWTISLANYFNHPFPFMPKNRRRNFSSALNPNSMNTKTPGAYSPYHRRSTGQSNKIIQEILPSSNTKDIKEDEGPVYAEVCVVPSSSSSTKTTTTTGENQFNDISSLAIKSTPLIKSFQISHMNPMIKPSNKVSKHKRHLKPIKHRPSLTPVFEEDEAPNINVGKNKHSEQLDENEDKVDYITINVANKMINFRKPYPRKFDAKIWISINLIKRSTTTTTTATINDDKNKSGDLHIKSNKLNDNRKENDNINDTLDTLINELAKIPTSNDNNDEIIKKESIDNRDFYHDFDNPNILDSSDDDIDNGFDDNDNDDDEKNNNQNINQIVHSSKMKNIDKISVNNNEKTLLKRFVRSISLKRNKQEKFKNSNIHPSLSIDVCFNNLKSNDNNNIDENSLIPFMIKAYSNKTARDLIQKLLVQITSHIEHKRNSSSFFSSSSSATISTSNASSSSSSSSLLSLRAYQRKFKSIQENLIQTITNGPKSSLKSPIETTLFSQYDLNPDSYLLKICGYDQYLIGDHPLIRFEYIRNCVSKGKIPHLLLVQKETVIKLLPSYVHLEPSFLRRLHQFTSTNTSYSLLTNEYESQKANISYRLTDGFTSKGRYHSNNNNNNNKRHNHRTYSSPSSSLSIASRQTFDNCSKLNNSNNQEYCHYSTISHVIQQQQQQNSSPSITVSTSSDEDCIQDCNDDDDENDFYIEFIDNNKTLDSWIYRGLYEKNRLISLWRISQIFRVRILAASYVNVKLANKVFVRMAVCHGNELLSEIHSTDHVEPHTPSWNKWLEFNNIFTYHLPLSARLSLELCITSSRRDQDGCPIGWVNLPLFNYRRCLLSGRISLTLWQMKISETNNDTVNNNGETLSTTSVLSNRCGCIGSNPMKDSAPRLDLEFDQYEQPVVYPSQADIFEYAQIVNRQEGSTRLQFQQPKLSKQSSRESNISSFDTSPFSIDRVYRPDSNELKLKQLRKSLSRRDPFSEMSEQEKDFFWRERYIIRELCPDALHKIVEAVRWMNRDEVCQLYALLDQWPIVSADIAILLLGPRYPDPMVRSFAIKCLDRGLSDQLMLHYLLQLVQLITNETYLNNDLSRLLLRRALLNRRFGNLFFWHVRSRLSEQFYSPRWCVLLEMYCRGLSERSLLETLHQVLALEEIEQISMNTATVADRKQAILKRLQQPQILKIVQGFYNPLNITLRLDRLKAEHLRVMDSAKRPLWLEWLNSDPFARTSGVLINAIIFKSGDDLRQDMLTLQVIRIMDQIWRRENLDLRMLPYNCLATGDQVGLIEVVPHAKTVMSIQRVGGRKAALQIDSSKLHKWIREHNNDNYDNAVENFTRSCAGYCVATFILGIGDRNPDNIMVNEDGQIFHIDFGHFLGHFKKKFGINRERVPFVLTYDFLQVIAKGAENPLKSREFEAFQNLCNDAYLALHDNAGLLISLFTMMLGTGIPELQTMDDIQYLRQTLQIERSRKEALEYFEQQLDDAYGGAWSTKLDWFFHSVKHA, from the exons ATGGCATATTCAAGTAATGTTTCTACATCCGGCCCGAATGCCGATATTGTGCCTAGACATCCGTGCCTTTCTtgtagatcatcatcatcatcatcatcggcgatgacaattattaatgatgatgataataatcaagaaaaaaattattatcaaaccGTTTGTACCGCTGTACAGtcattgataaatgaatcatcatcatcatcatcatcatcaaatttaccGGATGATCTTAGCCAAGCAACCACCGAAcaattaataaatgaattaattagattatcattgaaaaaagctCAATACTGCCTTACATGTCCATGTAATaaatttcatgatgatcTATTATCAATGATGTCTATTGAAGCTAATGCACAGTTAAAGAAGCGATTTTTACcacaatttcaaaattcatttataaataataataataataacaacaataataatatgatcgATATGGCAAACATACGTCATGATCTATTATATCAACCATTAATTGGTGATTATGTtccaatgattgatgaacaaaaacagaaatcatcatcatcatcatcatcatcatcgaaaaatgaTATAGCCAAACATTTGGAACATACATCTGGCACTAATACAGCAGGCGATGAAGGCTGTTCacgaatcaatcatcatccacattgTTTTAAATGtccattgaatttaaatggTAAAAATCAACACGAATGGATACAACAAGTTTCACGAATGAATTCATCCGGTTATCCAACAAATGTgccaatcattgattgtacACCATCAACATTTCAAACATTACAGAATTATTTTCCATATATGTTATATCCATTATTGCATTCACTTGACGAGGCCGATATTCGTATTCATGCCGTTTACAATGAATTAGGACCAACAACATCGGAACATCAACGTCTACATCGATATGTTGAtcttaatatttttttaccaaatggattttttatACAATTTTCAACAGAAAATGATCGTACATTGGCCGAAATTAAACGTGATCTTTGGTATGAATTTGAACCAATGATTGCTAAAATTCGTGGccatattgaaaaatcaaatcaacgtAATAGTCGATCAAGACGATCATTAATATGGCTTACAGGTATTAATCGTTTTTCAACTGAATCATTGAAACGTGCTGGAAGAAAATTTAGTTTTTCACggacaaaaaaatatccatccattgattcaaatcaatcatcaacatcatcattaacatcgacatcaacaataaaacgTACCACTTCATTAcatgaatcaattaaaacaaattttattgatcaagATAAAATAACTTCtagtcataataataataataataaagataagGATAAGGATGatctaaatgaaaaaactacaaccagcaataataacaataataatcaaagtcaaatcaaattgaaacaattttcctGTATTCTACCTGATATAAAAGATGAAACCagtgaacaaaatgataataataatcaacagaagcagcagcagctacaacaacaacaacaacaatcaaaacgaatcaatttattattatcaaatgataattatgatgatggtagtacgattaatcaatcattattggtTGATGATGGGAAAATTCGTTTGAAATTCTTATCATTTGTCAATGCTGATCAATgtgattattcatttcaatcattgacCAATCCATGGGAAgaaatttatgatgataatagtcatttatatgaattgaatgaacaagTTCCATATTATCTGCGATTAGTTGAGCTTACTagtgataaaaatgaaaaaattcttaattcAAGAATAAGACAAGTTATTAAATGTTCAGTAAACAAACTTGAAGTATATCGTACAGATGAATTTTGTGATTTTCGTTATGGAATGTATCAATGTATGGTTGATGCTGTAAGGCAAagggaaaaattttcaattgaaaaacgtatcaattatgaatttgaatctgAACTTGATGAAATCGATACACTTAATTTAAGTGTACAGacaatggtgaaaaaatttcgtctagatgaaatgattgatttgacaaacaacaatcctGATGCAATGGATTCATGGACCATATCTTTGGCCaattattttaatcatcCGTTTCCATTTATGCCAAAAAATAGACGACGAAATTTTAGTTCGGCTTTGAATCCTAATTCGATGAATACAAAAACACCTGGAGCTTATTCACCATATCATCGTCGTTCTACTggtcaatcaaacaaaatcattcaagagatattaccatcatcaaataccAAAGATATCAAAGAAGATGAAGGACCAGTGTATGCAGAAGTCTGTGTggtaccatcatcatcatcatcaacaaaaacaacaacaacaaccggtgaaaatcaattcaatgatataTCTTCATTAGCCATAAAATCAACTCCATTAATAAAATCATTCCAAATTAGTCATATGAATCCGATGATAAAACCATCGAATAAAGTGAGTAAACATAAAAGACATCTAAAACCAATTAAACATCGGCCATCATTAACACCAGTTTTTGAAGAAGATGAAGCACCTAATATTAATGTTggtaaaaataaacattcagaacaattggatgaaaatgaagacaAAGTTGATTATATAACAATCAATGTTGctaataaaatgattaattttcgTAAACCGTATCCAAGAAAATTTGATGCAAAAATATggatttcaattaatttaattaaacgatcaacaacaacaacaacaacagcaacaataaatgatgataaaaataaatccgGTGATTTACATATAAAATCGAAcaaattaaatgataatcgaaaagaaaatgataatatcaaTGATACACTTGatacattgatcaatgaattggCCAAAATTCCCACtagtaatgataataatgatgaaataataaaaaaagaatccatcGATAATCGAGATTTTTATcatgattttgataatcCAAATATATTGGATTCAtcggatgatgatattgataatggattcgatgataatgataatgatgatgatgaaaagaataataatcaaaacatcaatcaaatagTTCATTCATcgaagatgaaaaatattgacaaaatttctgtaaataataatgaaaaaacattattaaaaAGATTTGTACGTTCAATATCATTGAAACGAAATAAACaggaaaaattcaaaaattcaaacattcatccatcattatcgatagatgtttgttttaataatttaaaatcaaatgataataataatattgatgaaaattcattgataccATTCATGATAAAAGCTTATTCAAATAAAACTGCCCGTGATTTGATACAGAAATTATTAGTCCAGATTACATCACATATTGAACATAAACgaaattcttcttcatttttttcttcatcttcttcaGCCACTATATCGACCTCAAAtgcctcatcatcatcatcatcatcatcattattgtcattacGTGCATATCAACGTAAATTCAAGTCAATACAAGAAAATTTGATACAGACCATAACGAATGGTCCAAAATCTAGTCTAAAATCACCAATTGAAACAACATTATTTAGTCAATATGATTTGAATCCAGATTcatatttattgaaaatttgtggCTATGATCAATATCTTATTGGTGATCATCCATTGATACGTTTTGAATATATTCGTAATTGTGTTTCAAAAGGAAAGATACCACATCTACTTTTGGTGCAAAAAGAAACAGTAATTAAACTTTTACCATCCTATGTACATCTAGAACCATCATTTTTACGTCGTTTACATCAATTCACCAGTACGAATACATCATATTCATTGCTtacaaatgaatatgaatcacAAAAGGCAAATATTTCTTATCGTTTAACCGATGGTTTCACTTCGAAAGGTCGatatcattcaaataataataataataataacaaacgaCATAATCATCGTACatattcatcaccatcatcgtcattgtctATAGCCTCTAGACAAACATTTGATAATTGTtccaaattgaataattcaaacaatcaaGAATATTGTCATTATTCAACCATTTCTCATgtaatacaacaacaacaacaacaaaattcttcaCCATCTATTACtgtttcaacatcatcggaTGAAGATTGTATTCAggattgtaatgatgatgatgatgaaaatgatttttatatcgaatttattgataataataaaacattaGATTCGTGGATATATCGTGGTCTTTATGAaaagaatcgattgatttcattGTGGAGAATTTCACAAATATTTCGTGTACGAATATTGGCTGCCAGTTATGTTAATGTTAAATTAGCTAACAAAGTATTCGTACGTATGGCTGTTTGTCATGGTAATGAATTATTAAGTGAAATTCATTCTACTGATCATGTTGAACCACATACACCTAGTTGGAATAAATGGcttgaattcaataatatttttaCCTATCATCTTCCATTATCGGCACGATTATCATTAGAATTATGTATCACTAGCTCTCGTCGTGATCAAGATGGTTGTCCAATCGGTTGGGTTAATTTACCATTATTTAATTATCGCCGTTGTCTTTTATCTGGCCGAATATCGTTAACATTAtggcaaatgaaaatttctgaaacaaataatgatacagttaataataatggtgaaacattatcaacaacaagtgtACTATCAAATCGATGTGGTTGTATTGGCAGCAATCCAATGAAAGATTCAGCACCTAGATTAGATcttgaatttgatcaatatgaGCAGCCAGTTGTTTATCCATCACAAGCTGATATATTTGAATATGCACAGATTGTTAATCGCCAAGAAGGTTCGACACGGCTACAATTTCAGCAGCCAAAATTATctaaacaatcatcaagagaatcgaatatttcatcatttgatacTTCACCATTTAGCATTGATCGGGTTTATCGGCCTGATTCAAATGAACTTAAATTAAAACAATTaagaaaatcattatcaagacGAGATCCATTCTCGGAAATGtctgaacaagaaaaagattttttctgGCGTGAACGATATATAATACGGGAACTTTGTCCGGATGCTTTGCATAAAATTGTTGAAGCAGTTCGTTGGATGAATCGTGATGAAGTTTGTCAATTGTATGCTTTACTTGATCAATGGCCAATAGTATCGGCCGATATAGCCATTCTATTGCTTGGACCTCGTTATCCGGATCCAATGGTACGATCATTTGCCATAAAATGTTTAGATCGTGGATTATCCGATCAATTAATGTTGCATTATCTATTACAATTGGTTCAATTaataacaaatgaaacatatttgaataatgatcTAAGTCGTTTGTTATTGCGACGAGCCTTATTAAATCGACGTTTTGGTAATCTTTTCTTTTGGCATGTTCGTTCAAGATTATCAGAACAATTTTATAGTCCTCGTTGGTGTGTTTTATTGGAAATGTATTGTCGTGGCCTATCCGAACGATCATTGCTAGAAACATTACATCAGGTATTGGCTTTGGAAGAAATTGAACAGATATCGATGAATACGGCTACGGTTGCAGATCGAAAACAGGCTATCCTTAAACGATTACAACAGCCAcagattttgaaaattgttcaagGATTTTATAATCCATTGAATATAACATTACGATTGGATCGTTTGAAAGCTGAACATCTACGTGTAATGGATTCGGCTAAACGTCCTTTATGGCTTGAATGGTTGAATTCAGATCCATTTGCACGTACAAGCGGTGTTCTTATAAAtgcaattattttcaaatccGGTGATGATCTTCGACAAGATATGTTGACTTTACAA GTCATACGAATTATGGATCAAATATGGCGACGAGAAAATTTAGATTTACGAATGTTACCATACAATTGTTTAGCTACAGGTGATCAGGTTGGATTAATCGAAGTGGTTCCTCATGCTAAAACGGTTATGAGTATTCAACGTGTTGGTGGACGAAAAGCTGCATTACAGATTGATAGCTCTAAATTACATAAATGGATACGtgaacataataatgataattatgataatgCTGTGGAAAATTTCACTAGAAGTTGTGCCGGTTATTGTGTGGCTACATTCATACTTGGTATTGGTGATCGAAATCCCGATAATATTATGGTTAATGAAGAtggacaaatttttcatattgatttCGGACATTTTCTTGGTcattttaagaaaaaattcggtATCAATCGTGAACGTGTTCCATTTGTTTTGACTTATGATTTTTTACAAGTCATCGCTAAAGGTGCCGAAAATCCATTGAAAAGTAGAGAATTTGAAGC ATTCCAAAATCTTTGCAATGATGCCTATCTAGCATTACATGATAATGCAGgattattaatttcattattcacaATGATGTTGGGTACTGGAATTCCTGAATTACAAACAATGGATGATATTCAATATTTACGACAAACATTACAGATTGAACGTTCACGTAAAGAGGCATTGGAAtattttgaacaacaattggATGATGCATATGGTGGTGCTTGGTCCACTAAATTGGATTGGTTTTTTCATAGCGTTAAACATgcttga
- the LOC124500074 gene encoding uncharacterized protein LOC124500074: MAYSIAKRNELHDEMKQLFVLFERIKNNNNKNNNDDNDGEKLLKNAQEMAQKILLKIDVPINYDPLQLLDSMLITSEEGDEQKDSLMLKIQIRGHFVNLMMNQFDDCILNQDFLDDYVLLYFPLPLNKRQAHLCSYVISVAMWSDHSKLLNSMARYVLESETIVFPQQQMSKNLAEISPKFCAAVISRGYFHRDQTGKDYLTDWLETLGGENITVVDWKSIQLNAAIRYSFHEKPEDFKLHSAILKIIEQKKCYPFTNHFIIDFATNLSNQLADLNSSANNNNNDDSDENEKPFQMTSDILLDRFIMIMTIAMKTSLCSQSNQLKKRLLDKFNNNPILVQILSDSYEESSSSNNNNKNSIAKPMENINDDKQNKTENVIEPVKIDEKKNPLK, encoded by the coding sequence ATGGCATACAGTATTGCTAAACGTAATGAATTacatgatgaaatgaaacaattgttTGTTCTATTCGaaagaattaaaaataataataacaaaaacaacaatgatgataatgatggcgaAAAATTGCTCAAAAATGCTCAAGAAATGGCgcaaaaaattcttctcAAAATCGATGTACCAATCAATTATGATCCATTACAATTACttgattcaatgttgatcaCTTCTGAAGAAggtgatgaacaaaaagattcactaatgttgaaaattcaaattcgtGGCCATTTTGTtaatctgatgatgaatcaatttgatgattgtatattgaatcaagattttcttgatgattatgttttgCTTTATTTTCCATTACCATTGAACAAACGACAAGCACATTTGTGTTCATATGTAATTTCTGTTGCAATGTGGTCAGATCATTCTAAactattgaattcaatggcTCGTTATGTTTTGGAAAGTGAAACAATTGTTTTtcctcaacaacaaatgtcaaaaaatttGGCTGAAATATCACCAAAATTCTGTGCCGCTGTCATTTCTCGTGGATATTTTCATCGTGATCAAACTGGTAAAGATTATCTTACTGATTGGCTTGAAACACTTGGTGGCGAAAATATAACAGTAGTTGATTGGAAATCTATACAATTAAATGCTGCCATTCGTTATTCGTTTCATGAGAAACCAGAAGATTTTAAATTACATTCAGctatattgaaaattattgaacagaaaaaatgttATCCATTTactaatcattttattattgattttgctACAAATCTTAGTAATCAACTTGCTGATCTCAATTCATctgctaataataataataatgatgattcggatgaaaatgaaaaacctTTTCAGATGACTAGTGATATACTTTTAGATcgttttattatgattatgacaaTTGCAATGAAAACATCACTTTGttcacaatcaaatcaattgaaaaaacgaTTGCTTGATAAATTTAACAATAATCCAATTTTAGTACAAATTCTTTCTGATTCATATGAAgaaagcagcagcagcaacaacaacaacaaaaacagtaTTGCAAAACCAATGGAAAATATTAacgatgataaacaaaacaaaacagaaaatgtAATCGAACCAGTAAAaattgacgaaaaaaaaaatccattaaaatga